The Amycolatopsis viridis genome window below encodes:
- a CDS encoding threonine aldolase family protein: MIDFRSDTVTRPDDEMRRAMAAAEVGDNVIDVDPTVRELEERAAAVLGMPAALWTPSGTMANLVALSVHLERGDRFLAPKNAHVLTNELGSAAWLAGGMPEALEHDGGPGRPKPETVAAATGPRGGPYYTLRTTLLCLENTHNAAGGAVIPPHEHAQLLSTARQAGLRVHLDGARIWHAAVALGLPPAALTVGVDSVSACFSKALGAPAGSVVAGSREFVERARRMRQMLGGGMRQIGVLAAACLIALDRVPLLAEEHDKARRLAHGLRELGWEAETPETNIVLAPVADIAVTLASLQAQGVLALPMAGKVRFVLHRDVSAADVDEALRRIKAGGHP; encoded by the coding sequence TTGATCGACTTCCGCTCTGACACCGTCACTCGTCCGGACGACGAGATGCGCAGAGCGATGGCGGCCGCTGAGGTCGGTGACAACGTGATCGACGTGGACCCGACGGTCCGGGAGCTGGAGGAGCGGGCGGCTGCGGTCCTCGGCATGCCGGCCGCGCTCTGGACCCCCAGCGGCACGATGGCCAACCTCGTCGCGCTGTCGGTCCACCTCGAGCGCGGCGACCGGTTCCTCGCGCCGAAGAACGCGCACGTGCTGACCAACGAGCTGGGCTCGGCGGCCTGGCTGGCCGGAGGCATGCCCGAGGCGCTGGAACACGACGGCGGTCCGGGCCGCCCGAAGCCGGAGACGGTCGCGGCGGCCACCGGTCCCCGTGGCGGCCCCTACTACACGCTGCGCACCACGCTCCTGTGCCTGGAGAACACCCACAACGCGGCCGGCGGCGCGGTCATCCCGCCGCACGAGCACGCGCAGTTGCTGTCCACCGCCCGGCAGGCCGGCCTGCGGGTCCACCTCGACGGCGCCCGCATCTGGCACGCCGCCGTCGCGCTCGGCCTGCCGCCCGCCGCGCTGACCGTGGGCGTGGACAGCGTGTCCGCCTGTTTCAGCAAGGCCCTCGGCGCGCCGGCCGGGTCCGTCGTCGCGGGCAGCCGCGAGTTCGTCGAGCGGGCCCGCCGGATGCGGCAGATGCTCGGCGGCGGCATGCGGCAGATCGGGGTGCTCGCCGCGGCCTGCCTGATCGCGCTCGACCGGGTCCCGCTTCTGGCCGAGGAACACGACAAGGCCCGGCGGCTGGCCCACGGGCTCCGCGAGCTGGGCTGGGAGGCCGAAACCCCGGAGACCAACATCGTCCTGGCCCCGGTCGCCGACATCGCGGTGACGCTCGCGTCGTTGCAGGCGCAGGGCGTGCTCGCGCTGCCGATGGCCGGCAAGGTGCGGTTCGTGCTGCACCGGGACGTCTCGGCCGCGGACGTGGACGAGGCGCTGCGCCGCATCAAGGCCGGTGGTCACCCGTGA
- a CDS encoding HAD family hydrolase, translating to MTGWVVFDYGEVICGRTTALPDLAATLGVPLADFEPHYWRLRDGYDRGSSDLEYWGGIGAALGVGVDESTADTLTGMDIRGWSDVQPSSLELVAGLSEAGVPLALLSNAPSSFARFAERQDWMRHFRVRVFSGDVGVAKPDPEIFELLVARLGVPAGDCVFFDDRQSNVDGARAAGLRAHRWDGAEAARAVL from the coding sequence GTGACCGGATGGGTGGTGTTCGACTACGGCGAGGTGATCTGCGGCCGGACGACCGCGTTGCCGGACCTGGCGGCCACACTGGGCGTGCCGCTTGCCGACTTCGAGCCGCACTACTGGCGGCTGCGGGACGGCTACGACCGCGGCAGTTCCGATCTGGAGTACTGGGGCGGGATCGGCGCGGCGCTCGGCGTCGGAGTGGACGAGTCCACCGCGGACACGCTCACCGGCATGGACATCCGCGGCTGGTCGGACGTCCAGCCGTCGTCCCTGGAGCTGGTGGCCGGGCTGAGCGAGGCCGGTGTGCCGCTGGCGCTGCTGTCGAACGCGCCGTCCTCGTTCGCCCGGTTCGCCGAGCGGCAGGACTGGATGCGGCACTTCCGGGTGCGCGTGTTCTCCGGCGACGTGGGCGTCGCGAAACCGGACCCGGAGATCTTCGAACTGCTCGTCGCCCGCCTCGGCGTGCCGGCGGGCGACTGCGTGTTCTTCGACGACCGTCAGTCCAATGTGGATGGAGCTCGAGCCGCGGGCCTGCGCGCGCACCGCTGGGACGGCGCCGAGGCCGCGCGGGCGGTGCTCTAG
- a CDS encoding pyridoxal phosphate-dependent aminotransferase, whose protein sequence is MVASASFPGPAKRADVAPFHVMEVLSAAAARQRTHGDVVSLAAGQPSAGAPKPVREAAARALRDQNLGYTVQLGIPELREAIAGHYDRRYGMTVSPEDVIVTTGSSGGFLLAFLSAFDAGARVAMARPGYPAYRNLLSALGCEVVEFATDESTRFQPTVDLLEELGPIDGLIVASPANPAGTMLPPGELAAIAGWCSSRGVQLISDEIYHGISYGTEPGCAWQSTAESIVLGSFSKYFAMTGWRLGWMLAPKRLHRAVDVLTGNLNICAPALAQHAAVAAFEPDSYAELDGHVAHYRRNRNLLLDGLAGIGLDRVAPVDGAFYAYADVSAHTTDSLSWCQRLLADTGVAITPGIDFDPVDGGKFVRFSFAGATADVTEGVRRLGGWLSGGTPGFP, encoded by the coding sequence ATGGTCGCCTCAGCCTCGTTCCCCGGTCCGGCCAAGCGGGCGGACGTCGCGCCCTTCCACGTCATGGAGGTGCTCTCCGCGGCGGCCGCGCGGCAGCGCACCCACGGTGACGTCGTCAGTCTCGCCGCCGGACAGCCGAGCGCGGGTGCGCCGAAGCCGGTGCGGGAAGCCGCCGCGCGGGCGCTTCGCGACCAGAACCTGGGATACACCGTCCAGCTCGGCATCCCGGAGCTGCGGGAGGCCATCGCCGGGCACTACGACCGCCGGTACGGCATGACCGTCAGCCCGGAGGACGTCATCGTCACCACCGGCTCCTCCGGTGGGTTCCTGCTGGCGTTCCTGTCCGCGTTCGACGCGGGTGCCCGCGTGGCCATGGCCCGGCCCGGCTACCCGGCCTACCGCAACCTGCTGTCCGCCCTGGGCTGCGAGGTCGTCGAGTTCGCCACCGACGAGAGCACCCGCTTCCAGCCGACCGTCGACCTGCTCGAGGAGCTGGGCCCGATCGACGGGCTGATCGTCGCGAGCCCGGCCAACCCGGCCGGCACGATGCTGCCGCCGGGTGAGCTGGCCGCCATCGCCGGCTGGTGCTCGTCCCGCGGCGTGCAACTGATCAGCGACGAGATCTACCACGGCATCTCCTACGGCACCGAGCCCGGCTGCGCGTGGCAGTCCACCGCCGAATCCATCGTGCTCGGCTCGTTCTCCAAGTACTTCGCCATGACGGGCTGGCGGCTGGGCTGGATGCTCGCGCCGAAACGCCTGCACCGCGCGGTCGACGTGCTCACCGGCAACCTCAACATCTGCGCGCCCGCGCTCGCCCAGCACGCCGCGGTCGCCGCGTTCGAACCGGACTCCTACGCGGAGCTGGACGGGCACGTCGCGCACTACCGGCGCAACCGGAACCTGCTGCTGGACGGCCTGGCGGGCATCGGGCTGGACCGCGTCGCCCCGGTCGACGGGGCCTTCTACGCCTACGCCGACGTGTCCGCGCACACCACCGACAGCCTGAGCTGGTGCCAGCGCCTGCTCGCCGACACCGGGGTCGCGATCACCCCCGGCATCGACTTCGACCCGGTCGACGGCGGGAAGTTCGTCCGGTTCTCGTTCGCCGGGGCGACCGCGGACGTCACCGAGGGCGTGCGGCGGCTCGGCGGCTGGCTCTCCGGGGGAACCCCCGGTTTTCCCTGA
- a CDS encoding transglycosylase SLT domain-containing protein, which produces MPPEWNDVQTRAQQVEKLDPARIQAVADQFTQASKDSADHSAALHNATSALGGGTWSGPAADAFFDYVRKIGDAGKKVNDHLDEVAGELANLQTSLADVKHQVNTIRQQAQRDIEDANSDAVTRANAAEAREREVREGRAGATMPAPTSAEIMAANAQRTSGIAAVAREEIQGLLNGAHNQISRVMGLVRKDVEGGYASVPRLGGKPTPMKSTGGLRGGGSGSGGGGGGGGGLGPSGGPPTGHPPGTVRQWIEEAIRILQAAGVPVTEADTDKIWAIIEKESGGNPNAINLWDSNAKAGHPSKGLMQCIDSTFNSYKLPGHDDIYNPVDNIIAGVRYTFGRYGGFDDHPGLKSMAHGGGYRGY; this is translated from the coding sequence ATGCCGCCCGAATGGAACGACGTCCAGACCCGCGCGCAGCAGGTGGAGAAGCTCGACCCGGCGCGCATCCAGGCCGTCGCCGACCAGTTCACGCAGGCGTCGAAGGATTCGGCGGACCACTCGGCCGCCCTGCACAACGCGACCAGCGCGCTGGGCGGCGGCACGTGGAGCGGCCCCGCCGCGGACGCGTTCTTCGACTACGTCCGGAAGATCGGCGACGCGGGCAAGAAGGTCAACGACCACCTGGACGAGGTCGCCGGGGAGCTGGCGAACCTGCAAACGTCGCTGGCCGACGTGAAGCACCAGGTCAACACGATCAGGCAGCAGGCGCAGCGAGACATCGAGGACGCCAACAGCGACGCGGTGACCAGGGCGAACGCGGCCGAGGCGCGGGAACGCGAGGTCCGCGAAGGCCGGGCGGGCGCGACGATGCCCGCACCCACGTCGGCCGAGATCATGGCCGCGAACGCGCAGCGGACGAGCGGCATCGCGGCGGTCGCGCGGGAGGAGATCCAGGGTCTGCTCAACGGCGCGCACAACCAGATCAGCCGCGTCATGGGCCTGGTGCGCAAGGACGTCGAGGGCGGTTACGCGTCGGTGCCGCGGCTGGGCGGCAAGCCGACACCGATGAAGAGCACCGGCGGGCTGCGCGGCGGCGGCTCCGGCAGCGGTGGTGGCGGTGGTGGCGGTGGTGGTCTCGGCCCGAGCGGTGGGCCGCCCACCGGCCATCCCCCGGGCACCGTGCGGCAGTGGATCGAAGAGGCGATCCGCATCCTCCAGGCCGCGGGTGTCCCCGTGACCGAGGCCGACACCGACAAGATCTGGGCGATCATCGAGAAGGAGTCCGGCGGCAACCCGAACGCGATCAACCTGTGGGACAGCAACGCGAAAGCCGGCCACCCGTCCAAGGGCCTGATGCAGTGCATCGACTCGACGTTCAACTCGTACAAGCTGCCCGGCCACGACGACATCTACAACCCGGTGGACAACATCATCGCCGGTGTGCGGTACACGTTCGGCCGGTACGGCGGCTTCGACGACCACCCCGGCCTGAAGAGCATGGCCCACGGCGGCGGCTACCGGGGCTACTAG
- a CDS encoding ESX secretion-associated protein EspG → MSLVLTALEFDVLWQSLRLPRAHPALRVPSAGPTHSERRRLEDHAWEQLADRGLARGRRAGGEIADLVMLLANPQVAVDVWVWTDREIRGLAASNGAEAVLAVVDSGEVWLIPARPNALAESAVSVAGDQPAGVGHSVSLPHSTLRAADADAGGDPRALVTALADRGVELWEAQELAGMLVGMTTRGQFGVERHGHRAGQVVAFYDTDAGRYLVHVGGHDWATVAPADNQLLARRVAELLDEG, encoded by the coding sequence ATGAGCCTCGTGCTGACGGCGCTCGAGTTCGACGTGCTGTGGCAGAGCCTGCGGCTGCCACGCGCCCACCCGGCGCTGCGTGTGCCCAGCGCCGGGCCGACCCACAGCGAGCGCCGCCGGCTGGAGGACCACGCCTGGGAGCAGCTCGCCGACCGGGGCCTCGCGCGCGGGCGCCGGGCTGGCGGCGAGATCGCCGACCTGGTGATGCTGCTGGCGAACCCGCAGGTCGCGGTGGACGTGTGGGTGTGGACGGACCGGGAGATCCGCGGTCTCGCCGCGAGCAACGGTGCCGAGGCGGTGCTGGCCGTGGTGGACTCGGGCGAGGTGTGGCTGATCCCGGCGCGGCCGAACGCCCTGGCCGAGTCGGCGGTGTCGGTCGCCGGTGACCAGCCGGCCGGGGTCGGGCACTCGGTGAGCCTGCCGCACAGCACGCTGCGGGCCGCCGACGCGGACGCCGGCGGCGATCCACGGGCGCTGGTCACCGCGCTGGCGGACCGTGGCGTCGAGCTGTGGGAAGCGCAGGAGCTGGCCGGCATGCTGGTCGGGATGACCACGCGCGGCCAGTTCGGAGTCGAACGGCACGGGCACCGAGCCGGCCAGGTGGTCGCGTTCTACGACACCGACGCCGGGCGCTACCTGGTGCACGTCGGCGGGCACGACTGGGCCACCGTCGCGCCGGCCGACAACCAGCTGCTGGCCAGGCGGGTCGCGGAGCTGCTCGACGAGGGGTGA
- a CDS encoding PPE domain-containing protein, with amino-acid sequence MATFDSSKYDIPELVAKLRDQRFDGYQPEQLAQVVEKFRDGPGPAAITTAVDALKSISAALAGTEEALRTQLKALGVDWESHASGQASAVVAREAGFSGAATAKVEQAARMMFEQAEAFTRTRNKLPAPEDLRKAGGYTFGDSAFSLFGFETDHAADVRAAEEAKAQAVDALNAYAHDSGNYVGSVSTVDAPEPISPVSAPGAGVSPVTGGAPVPDTSVTQAQGTTDLPPVPPPGGGPAVGAGATGPAGATGPVPFAGGPARPGGAPAGAGEPGSGAAGFAGQEPSGPASGTAPVRPSGADGRSGGAGNAAGRTGSVEGAAGPGPRGAPGRGVLLGPAPQIAAEPAAGPGPVRGPGEPAEGRPAPGGGARAGLGAGEGVPRGPAAGELARGRAAGALPPVTTTPTAVGPGFAAVRGPGGPGALAEAAPALGAAGTSGALAAEDDRPGRAGRATAGHRIHQVPMGDLPEEEEARLARRGGHTPGPAATRAILEPAAPPDGAADSEDAGSSVRRFGVDDTDLFADRRDVAPDTIGDR; translated from the coding sequence GTGGCCACGTTCGACAGCAGCAAGTACGACATCCCGGAGCTCGTGGCGAAGCTGCGGGACCAGCGGTTCGACGGCTACCAGCCGGAACAGCTCGCGCAGGTCGTGGAGAAGTTCCGGGACGGCCCGGGCCCGGCCGCCATCACCACGGCGGTGGACGCGCTGAAGTCGATCTCCGCCGCGCTGGCCGGCACCGAAGAAGCGTTGCGCACGCAGCTCAAGGCGCTCGGTGTGGACTGGGAGAGCCACGCGTCCGGGCAGGCGTCCGCCGTGGTCGCGCGGGAGGCCGGGTTCTCCGGCGCAGCCACCGCGAAGGTCGAGCAGGCCGCCCGGATGATGTTCGAGCAGGCCGAGGCGTTCACCCGGACCAGGAACAAGCTGCCGGCACCGGAGGACCTGCGCAAGGCCGGCGGCTACACCTTCGGCGACAGCGCGTTCAGCCTGTTCGGGTTCGAGACCGACCACGCGGCCGACGTGCGGGCCGCGGAGGAGGCGAAGGCCCAGGCGGTGGACGCGCTCAACGCCTACGCCCACGACAGCGGCAACTACGTCGGCTCGGTGTCCACAGTGGACGCTCCGGAGCCGATCTCGCCGGTGTCCGCGCCCGGCGCGGGGGTGAGCCCGGTGACCGGCGGTGCGCCGGTGCCGGACACCTCGGTGACGCAGGCGCAGGGCACGACGGACCTCCCGCCCGTGCCGCCCCCGGGTGGTGGCCCGGCCGTGGGGGCCGGGGCGACCGGGCCTGCGGGCGCCACCGGCCCCGTCCCGTTCGCCGGTGGACCCGCTCGACCGGGTGGCGCCCCGGCCGGTGCGGGCGAACCGGGGTCCGGCGCCGCCGGATTCGCCGGCCAGGAGCCCAGCGGCCCCGCATCGGGCACGGCGCCGGTGCGGCCCTCCGGTGCCGACGGCCGTTCGGGCGGGGCCGGCAACGCCGCGGGGCGAACGGGCAGCGTGGAGGGTGCGGCCGGTCCGGGTCCACGCGGCGCACCTGGCCGCGGAGTGCTGCTCGGTCCCGCCCCGCAGATCGCCGCCGAGCCGGCGGCGGGCCCGGGACCGGTCCGCGGTCCCGGTGAGCCGGCCGAGGGGCGGCCCGCGCCGGGCGGCGGAGCCCGCGCCGGTCTCGGTGCGGGCGAGGGCGTTCCCCGTGGACCGGCGGCCGGGGAGCTCGCCAGGGGCCGGGCCGCCGGAGCGCTTCCCCCGGTCACGACCACGCCGACGGCCGTCGGCCCCGGGTTCGCCGCGGTGCGGGGCCCTGGTGGGCCCGGCGCGCTCGCCGAGGCCGCGCCCGCGCTCGGCGCCGCCGGAACGAGCGGGGCCCTGGCCGCGGAGGACGACCGGCCCGGCCGCGCCGGCCGCGCCACCGCGGGGCACCGGATCCACCAGGTCCCGATGGGTGACCTGCCCGAGGAGGAGGAAGCCCGCCTCGCCCGCCGCGGCGGGCACACCCCGGGCCCGGCCGCGACCCGCGCGATCCTCGAACCCGCCGCCCCGCCCGACGGCGCGGCGGACAGCGAGGACGCGGGAAGCAGCGTCCGGCGCTTCGGCGTCGACGACACCGACCTGTTCGCCGACCGGCGGGACGTGGCACCGGACACGATCGGCGATCGATGA
- a CDS encoding PE domain-containing protein: MAEHDLSGAGQGLVPTLGALGATVPSVPADLRVDPHQLVAVANVIDEQAGALDERIRRNLADLDITAPAQDVISTTAIDAWNRLVARGGSSYAERVRAYVGNLRELAARLRQAAQSYQTGEDEKAATLRRHRPHGS; the protein is encoded by the coding sequence ATGGCAGAGCACGACCTGTCCGGCGCCGGTCAGGGCCTGGTGCCCACGCTCGGCGCCCTCGGCGCGACCGTGCCGTCGGTGCCCGCGGACCTGCGCGTCGACCCGCACCAGCTGGTCGCCGTCGCGAACGTGATCGACGAGCAGGCGGGCGCCCTCGACGAGCGCATCCGGCGGAACCTGGCGGACCTCGACATCACGGCGCCGGCCCAGGACGTCATCAGCACCACGGCGATCGACGCGTGGAACCGCCTGGTCGCCCGGGGCGGCTCGTCCTACGCCGAGCGCGTGCGGGCCTACGTGGGGAACCTGCGGGAGCTGGCCGCCCGGCTCCGGCAGGCCGCGCAGTCCTACCAGACCGGCGAGGACGAGAAGGCGGCGACGCTGCGCCGCCACCGCCCGCACGGCTCGTGA
- the purD gene encoding phosphoribosylamine--glycine ligase: protein MRVLVIGSGAREHALLLAASHDPAVTALACAPGNAGTAALAEQLGVDVADAAAVAELAKSWRADLVVIGPEVPLVAGAADAVRKAGIAVFGPSAAAARIEGSKAFAKDVMAAAKVPTARSEIVDNPAKLDDALGRFGPTWVVKDDGLAAGKGVVVTADRDAARAHAMKLLDGGHPVLLESFLDGPEVSLFCLVDGRTVVPLLPAQDFKRVGDGDTGPNTGGMGAYAPLPWAPAGLVDEIVRDIVQPVVDELAARDTPFSGLLYAGLALTSDGPQVVEFNCRFGDPETQVVLALLATPLARLLHATATGTLAEQPPLEWHPGSAVTVVIAADGYPGVPRPGDVITGAEAEGVLHAGTRRRDDGAVVSHGGRVLSVVGVGEDLDAARAQAYERVAKVHLAGSHHRTDIGLKAARGEITVPAASAEPGHG, encoded by the coding sequence GTGCGTGTCCTTGTCATCGGCTCCGGCGCCCGTGAACATGCCCTGCTTCTCGCCGCGTCCCACGACCCGGCCGTCACCGCGCTCGCCTGCGCGCCCGGCAACGCCGGTACGGCCGCGCTGGCCGAGCAGCTCGGCGTCGACGTCGCCGACGCGGCCGCGGTCGCCGAGCTGGCGAAGAGCTGGCGGGCCGACCTCGTGGTGATCGGCCCGGAGGTGCCGCTGGTCGCGGGCGCGGCGGACGCGGTCCGCAAGGCCGGCATCGCGGTGTTCGGCCCATCCGCGGCGGCGGCCCGCATCGAGGGCTCGAAGGCGTTCGCCAAGGACGTGATGGCCGCCGCGAAGGTGCCCACCGCACGCAGCGAGATCGTGGACAACCCGGCGAAGCTCGACGACGCGCTGGGCCGCTTCGGCCCGACCTGGGTGGTCAAGGACGACGGGCTGGCCGCAGGCAAGGGCGTCGTCGTCACCGCCGACCGGGACGCAGCACGCGCGCACGCGATGAAGCTGCTCGACGGCGGCCACCCGGTGCTGCTCGAGTCGTTCCTCGACGGGCCGGAGGTGTCACTGTTCTGCCTGGTCGACGGCCGCACGGTGGTGCCGCTGCTGCCCGCGCAGGACTTCAAGCGGGTCGGGGACGGCGACACCGGCCCGAACACCGGCGGCATGGGCGCCTACGCCCCGCTGCCGTGGGCGCCCGCGGGACTGGTCGACGAGATCGTGCGCGACATCGTCCAGCCGGTGGTCGACGAGCTGGCCGCTCGCGACACCCCGTTCTCCGGCCTGCTCTACGCGGGCCTCGCGCTGACCTCCGACGGCCCGCAGGTGGTGGAGTTCAACTGCCGCTTCGGCGACCCGGAGACGCAGGTCGTGCTCGCGCTGCTGGCCACCCCGCTGGCCCGGCTGCTGCACGCGACCGCCACCGGCACCCTCGCCGAGCAGCCGCCGCTGGAGTGGCACCCGGGTTCCGCGGTGACCGTCGTGATCGCCGCCGACGGCTACCCGGGTGTGCCGCGCCCGGGTGACGTGATCACCGGGGCGGAGGCCGAGGGCGTCCTGCACGCCGGCACCCGACGCCGCGACGACGGCGCCGTGGTGTCGCACGGCGGCCGCGTGCTGTCCGTGGTCGGCGTGGGCGAGGACCTCGACGCGGCCCGGGCGCAGGCGTACGAGCGGGTCGCGAAGGTCCACCTCGCCGGGTCGCACCACCGCACCGACATCGGGCTGAAGGCCGCCCGCGGCGAGATCACGGTGCCGGCAGCTTCGGCGGAACCGGGCCACGGCTGA
- a CDS encoding glycerophosphodiester phosphodiesterase, which produces MVRRRLAALVLSGLFLAGTAGVTSASQAAPANEERAEPVVVGHRGAPGYRPEHTLASYELAYRQGADWVDVDLVPTKDGQLVARHENEIGGTTDVAAHPEFANRRTTKVIDGVPLTGWFTEDFTLAELKTLRATERIPDIRPDNKIYNGRWQIATYQEVLDLTRRLGRELHRTLGTYPEVKHSTYFASIGNPTEPKLVDILNRNGLNKRSAPVVIQSFEVANLKALSKQVKVPLVQLTSATGAPADFVASGDKRTYADLVTPIGLKEISTYADYLGPEKAQIIPRTASGTLGTPTSLVADAHDAGLKVVPYTFRNENSFLPAELRSSSDPAAWGNVFAELDAYLATGIDGLFADQPDTALVAVRS; this is translated from the coding sequence ATCGTGCGGAGAAGACTCGCGGCACTGGTGCTGTCCGGCCTGTTCCTGGCCGGCACCGCCGGTGTCACCAGTGCGAGCCAAGCCGCCCCGGCGAACGAGGAGCGTGCCGAACCAGTGGTCGTCGGACACCGAGGCGCGCCGGGCTACCGGCCGGAGCACACGCTCGCCTCCTACGAGCTCGCCTACCGGCAGGGCGCCGACTGGGTCGACGTCGACCTGGTGCCCACCAAGGACGGCCAGCTGGTCGCCCGCCACGAGAACGAGATCGGCGGCACCACCGACGTCGCCGCGCACCCCGAATTCGCGAACCGCCGGACCACGAAGGTGATCGACGGTGTCCCGCTCACCGGCTGGTTCACCGAGGACTTCACCCTCGCCGAGCTGAAGACGCTGCGCGCCACCGAGCGCATCCCGGACATCCGCCCGGACAACAAGATCTACAACGGACGGTGGCAGATCGCGACCTACCAGGAGGTGCTCGACCTGACCCGGCGCCTGGGCCGCGAGCTGCACCGCACCCTCGGCACCTACCCGGAGGTCAAGCACTCCACCTACTTCGCCTCGATCGGCAACCCCACCGAGCCGAAGCTCGTCGACATCCTCAACCGCAACGGGCTGAACAAGCGCAGCGCACCGGTCGTCATCCAGTCGTTCGAGGTGGCGAACCTCAAGGCGCTGAGCAAGCAGGTGAAGGTGCCGCTGGTGCAGCTCACCTCGGCCACCGGGGCGCCCGCGGACTTCGTCGCGAGCGGCGACAAGCGGACCTACGCCGACCTGGTCACGCCGATCGGGCTCAAGGAGATCTCCACCTACGCCGACTACCTCGGGCCGGAGAAGGCGCAGATCATCCCGCGCACGGCGAGCGGCACGCTCGGCACGCCGACCTCGCTGGTCGCCGACGCGCACGACGCCGGCCTGAAGGTGGTGCCCTACACCTTCCGCAACGAGAACAGCTTCCTGCCGGCCGAGCTGCGGTCGTCGTCCGACCCGGCCGCGTGGGGGAACGTCTTCGCCGAGCTGGACGCCTACCTCGCGACCGGTATCGACGGGCTGTTCGCCGACCAGCCGGACACCGCGCTGGTGGCCGTTCGGTCCTGA
- a CDS encoding DHA2 family efflux MFS transporter permease subunit produces the protein MTTTSDDRLPNADKLDSAVLKVAAVVVLGAVMAILDTTVVNVALQALTLQFHTSFDTIQWVATGYMLALATVIPVTGWACDRFGTKRLYMLAIAFFLIGSALAGAAWNIESLIVFRVLQGLGGGMLMPAGMTILTKTAGPHRVGRVMAALGVPMLLGPIGGPILGGWLVDSVSWRWIFYINVPIGVVAILLAWRLLPKDDPRPAEKFDFPGMLMLSPGLAALIYGVSNIPHHGGVGATNVWLPGIIGVVLTVAFVVRALKVPNPLVDLTLFRNRTFSVAMVTMTLFMIAFLGSMLILPTYFLLVRGESALQAGLLLAPQGIGAMITMPIAGKLVDKIGAGKVVLPGLVLIIASIAVFTQVGADTSYLLLMGALFVMGLGMGMTMMPISTAALQTLTQRTVARASTAMNIVQQTAGAVGSAVVSIILASLLAGKFGVPTSDGQLAATAALMNPATHDGAAAASADAFASTFIWTLVLVALCLVPALFLPKKPALPPEEDAVEGAAPAVMMH, from the coding sequence ATGACCACCACTTCGGACGACAGACTTCCGAACGCCGACAAACTCGACAGCGCCGTGCTGAAGGTGGCCGCGGTCGTCGTGCTCGGCGCCGTGATGGCGATCCTCGACACCACGGTCGTCAACGTCGCCCTGCAGGCGCTGACGCTGCAATTCCACACCTCGTTCGACACCATCCAGTGGGTCGCCACCGGGTACATGCTGGCGCTGGCCACGGTCATCCCGGTCACCGGCTGGGCGTGTGACCGGTTCGGCACCAAGCGGCTGTACATGCTGGCGATCGCGTTCTTCCTCATCGGCTCGGCGCTGGCCGGGGCGGCGTGGAACATCGAGTCGCTGATCGTGTTCCGGGTCCTGCAGGGCCTCGGCGGCGGCATGCTGATGCCCGCCGGCATGACGATCCTGACCAAGACCGCCGGCCCGCACCGCGTCGGCCGCGTCATGGCCGCGCTCGGTGTGCCGATGCTGCTCGGCCCGATCGGCGGCCCGATCCTCGGTGGCTGGCTGGTCGACTCGGTGAGCTGGCGCTGGATCTTCTACATCAACGTGCCGATCGGCGTCGTCGCGATCCTGCTGGCCTGGCGACTGCTGCCGAAGGACGACCCGCGCCCGGCGGAGAAGTTCGACTTCCCCGGCATGCTGATGCTCTCGCCCGGTCTGGCCGCGCTGATCTACGGCGTGTCGAACATCCCGCACCACGGCGGTGTCGGGGCGACCAACGTGTGGCTGCCCGGCATCATCGGGGTCGTGCTGACCGTCGCGTTCGTCGTGCGGGCGCTGAAGGTGCCGAACCCGCTGGTCGACCTCACCCTGTTCCGCAACCGCACGTTCAGCGTGGCGATGGTGACCATGACCCTGTTCATGATCGCCTTCCTCGGTTCGATGCTGATCCTGCCGACGTACTTCCTGCTGGTGCGCGGGGAGAGCGCCCTGCAGGCCGGTCTGCTGCTCGCGCCGCAGGGCATCGGCGCGATGATCACCATGCCGATCGCGGGCAAGCTGGTCGACAAGATCGGCGCGGGCAAGGTCGTGCTGCCCGGTCTGGTGCTGATCATCGCGAGCATCGCGGTGTTCACCCAGGTCGGTGCCGACACGTCCTACCTGCTGCTGATGGGTGCGCTGTTCGTGATGGGCCTCGGCATGGGCATGACCATGATGCCGATCAGCACCGCGGCGTTGCAGACGCTGACCCAGCGCACCGTGGCCCGCGCCTCGACGGCCATGAACATCGTGCAGCAGACGGCCGGTGCCGTCGGTTCGGCCGTCGTGTCGATCATCCTGGCCAGCCTGCTCGCCGGGAAGTTCGGCGTGCCGACCAGCGACGGTCAGCTGGCGGCGACGGCCGCCCTGATGAACCCGGCCACGCACGACGGTGCCGCCGCGGCCAGCGCCGACGCGTTCGCCTCGACGTTCATCTGGACGCTCGTGCTGGTGGCGCTGTGCCTGGTGCCGGCGCTGTTCCTGCCGAAGAAGCCGGCCCTGCCGCCGGAGGAGGACGCGGTGGAGGGTGCCGCGCCCGCGGTGATGATGCACTGA